A region from the Hydra vulgaris chromosome 10, alternate assembly HydraT2T_AEP genome encodes:
- the LOC100214416 gene encoding large ribosomal subunit protein uL13m: MSFIVRSSQSFLTNARVWYLIDARDQMNGKLAGYITQILLGKHKPIYHPCSDLGDHVVVTNCKHIYMKGHRVWESKIYRHHTGYPGGLKEIQAKEVFKNDPCQILWRAVRGMMPKTRSRNLQMKRLHLFEDDQHPFATNIYAKLKAPHPMPRRLDEYTADEINNYPRLF, from the coding sequence ATGTCATTTATTGTGCGTTCTTCTCAGAGTTTTCTGACTAATGCAAGAGTGTGGTACTTGATTGATGCTCGAGATCAAATGAATGGGAAGCTTGCTGGCTATATAACCCAAATATTATTAGGAAAACACAAACCAATATACCATCCATGCAGTGATCTTGGAGATCATGTTGTTGTTACGAATTGtaagcatatatatatgaaagGACATCGCGTTTGGGAAAGTAAAATTTATCGTCATCATACTGGATATCCTGGTGGATTAAAAGAAATACAGGCTAAAGAAGTCTTTAAAAATGACCCTTGTCAAATTTTATGGAGGGCGGTGCGCGGAATGATGCCTAAAACTCGATCTAGAAACTTACAAATGAAACGGTTGCACTTGTTCGAAGATGATCAACATCCATTTGCTACAAACATATATGCCAAGTTAAAAGCGCCTCACCCTATGCCAAGAAGATTAGATGAATATACAGcagatgaaataaataattatccAAGATTGTTTTAG